The Balnearium lithotrophicum genome has a segment encoding these proteins:
- a CDS encoding response regulator transcription factor: MKIAVVEDDVSISSLIKRVLLKEGFSVREFSTAESLFSSLFDYGEEFDLIVLDLMLPGVNGFEACTFLRERGVNTPILILTALSTEDDKVYGLESGADDYLTKPFGIREFVARVRALLRRGKALNFEVPKNSLRITDSGVIVDGREVKLTSRERELLKILLENRGRTVSKEELLRKVWKGESVSKRVVDVHIKHLRDKIGDRIETVWGVGYKFTG, translated from the coding sequence TTGAAAATAGCAGTTGTTGAGGACGATGTCTCAATCTCCAGCCTAATTAAGAGGGTTTTGTTAAAGGAGGGATTCTCCGTCAGGGAGTTTTCAACTGCCGAATCTTTATTTAGCTCACTCTTTGACTACGGAGAGGAGTTTGACTTAATAGTTTTAGACTTAATGCTTCCGGGAGTCAACGGATTTGAAGCCTGCACGTTTTTGAGGGAACGGGGAGTTAACACCCCAATTTTAATCCTGACTGCCCTATCTACCGAGGATGACAAAGTTTACGGCCTTGAGAGTGGAGCCGACGACTATCTGACAAAGCCGTTTGGAATCAGGGAGTTTGTAGCAAGGGTTAGAGCTCTCCTAAGAAGAGGAAAAGCTTTAAATTTTGAAGTACCGAAAAACTCACTTAGAATCACAGACTCTGGTGTCATAGTGGATGGAAGGGAAGTTAAGTTGACAAGCAGGGAGAGGGAACTCCTTAAGATTTTACTTGAAAACAGAGGGAGGACTGTCTCAAAGGAGGAGCTCCTAAGGAAGGTTTGGAAGGGAGAGTCGGTCTCTAAGAGGGTTGTTGACGTTCACATTAAACACCTAAGGGACAAAATCGGAGATAGAATTGAAACGGTCTGGGGAGTTGGATACAAGTTTACTGGCTGA
- a CDS encoding inositol monophosphatase family protein: protein MDRVIDTALRASERASEVLLGYFEKLSSLEVEEKARNDFVTEADKKSEMIIIKTIQEVFPQHSIVAEETGRYEGNDWKWYIDPLDGTKNFIHGLPVFCISIGVEFRGELVAAVVRAPLLDQTFVAEKGEGAYCNGKRMKVSERPFENGLIATGFPFRGKDLLNDYLKCFKEVFLKVSGIRRCGSAAIDLAYTAKGVFDGFWEMSLHPWDIAAGVLLIEEAGGVVSDFEGKKGYLKTGNIIGASPKTYEKLLEIVQRHQRR from the coding sequence ATGGACAGGGTTATTGATACGGCCTTAAGGGCATCGGAGAGGGCAAGTGAAGTCCTACTTGGCTACTTTGAAAAGTTAAGTTCCCTTGAAGTTGAGGAGAAGGCAAGGAACGACTTTGTTACAGAGGCTGACAAAAAATCAGAAATGATTATTATTAAGACTATACAGGAAGTTTTCCCTCAACACTCTATAGTTGCTGAGGAAACGGGAAGATACGAGGGAAACGACTGGAAGTGGTACATAGACCCCCTTGACGGGACAAAGAACTTTATCCACGGACTTCCTGTTTTTTGCATATCCATTGGAGTTGAGTTTAGAGGAGAGTTGGTTGCGGCCGTTGTTAGAGCTCCACTCCTTGACCAAACTTTTGTAGCCGAAAAGGGGGAAGGAGCCTACTGTAACGGAAAGAGGATGAAGGTAAGTGAGAGACCCTTTGAAAATGGATTGATTGCAACGGGATTTCCCTTCAGGGGAAAGGACCTACTCAACGACTATTTGAAGTGTTTTAAGGAGGTTTTTCTCAAGGTTTCCGGAATAAGGAGGTGTGGTTCTGCTGCCATCGACCTTGCATACACTGCAAAGGGAGTTTTTGACGGTTTTTGGGAAATGTCTCTCCATCCTTGGGACATAGCTGCCGGTGTTCTACTGATTGAGGAAGCAGGTGGAGTAGTTTCAGATTTTGAGGGGAAAAAGGGCTACCTAAAGACTGGAAACATTATAGGAGCTTCTCCAAAAACTTACGAGAAATTACTTGAGATAGTTCAAAGACACCAAAGGAGGTAA